Proteins encoded together in one uncultured Desulfosarcina sp. window:
- a CDS encoding DUF401 family protein, giving the protein MNFVTTIPAFVRIFIVFAVILVSIHRKLSLGHCFSLGAFVLGVLFGMTPWDILRSSAIALSHPKTLSLAAVVSLILVLSHSLEAAGQMQRLLDRFQGLIHIQAISIIVFPALIGLLPMPGGAIFSAPMVKNLGDHEQLSAADLSYVNYWFRHIWEYWWPLYPGILLIAAISGFNLWSLVLKSFPMTIVAVIVGYWPLRGKLSFSNQKSWNDKSTVNRSPWPFFVELTPVWMVIGLGFAIGYGLSRLNLFSDIAKEAGLIIALVLAILLVWYTNGVSATIRRKILVNRKLGSLFYMVASILIFKGILEDSQAVVAVSNDLLRWGIPLVIVAVALPMLVGLVSGITIAFVGTTFPILISLIQASSANTAVLPYLILGLVCGFVGVLFSPLHVCLLLSNEYFDTSLDQAYHRLIVPCLVMVIAALIYFRILG; this is encoded by the coding sequence ATGAACTTCGTAACCACCATTCCGGCCTTTGTCCGAATTTTCATCGTATTTGCCGTCATTCTTGTGAGCATTCATCGCAAACTGTCGTTGGGGCATTGTTTCAGTTTGGGCGCCTTTGTCTTGGGCGTTCTTTTCGGAATGACACCCTGGGACATTCTGCGATCATCCGCCATAGCGCTTTCCCATCCAAAAACCCTCAGCCTGGCCGCGGTGGTCAGCCTGATTCTCGTCCTCAGCCATAGCCTGGAGGCTGCCGGGCAGATGCAGCGCCTGTTGGACCGTTTTCAGGGATTGATACATATCCAGGCGATCAGCATTATCGTTTTTCCCGCTTTGATCGGGCTGCTGCCCATGCCTGGAGGTGCCATTTTTTCAGCACCGATGGTAAAAAATCTGGGTGACCATGAACAATTGAGCGCGGCTGACCTCAGCTATGTCAACTACTGGTTCCGTCATATCTGGGAGTATTGGTGGCCCCTTTATCCTGGCATTCTCTTGATTGCCGCCATTAGTGGCTTCAACCTCTGGTCTCTCGTATTGAAGTCTTTTCCCATGACCATTGTGGCTGTCATCGTTGGCTATTGGCCCTTGCGGGGAAAGCTTTCCTTTTCCAACCAAAAATCCTGGAATGACAAATCTACCGTCAATCGTTCCCCATGGCCTTTTTTTGTTGAGTTAACGCCGGTTTGGATGGTTATTGGGCTTGGCTTTGCAATTGGATACGGACTTTCCCGGCTGAACCTGTTTAGCGACATTGCCAAGGAGGCCGGGCTCATCATCGCTTTGGTGCTGGCAATACTGCTGGTTTGGTATACAAATGGCGTTTCGGCAACCATACGCCGGAAGATACTGGTTAACCGCAAATTGGGGAGCCTATTTTATATGGTCGCCTCAATTCTGATCTTCAAAGGAATTTTGGAGGATAGCCAGGCCGTGGTCGCTGTGAGCAACGATCTTTTAAGATGGGGGATCCCATTGGTGATCGTGGCCGTTGCGCTTCCCATGTTGGTTGGCCTGGTTTCGGGGATAACCATCGCTTTTGTCGGTACAACGTTCCCTATCCTGATCTCCCTGATCCAGGCCTCGTCAGCCAATACCGCAGTGTTGCCCTATTTGATTCTGGGCCTGGTATGCGGCTTCGTCGGCGTTCTCTTCTCACCGCTGCACGTATGCCTGCTTTTG
- a CDS encoding vitamin B12-dependent ribonucleotide reductase — protein MTQKPKILVVDDGNVDLSTHVWDDQVFCKSLIGANAVNKSQAEEIARFIRSTIDRMDLRHITSPMVDEMIKAKLAEYGLNAGGAIRLTRDMFVRNGIDLSPNAKTVLERRYLKKDTDGRIQETPARMFHRVARHIAEAEKNYDENADIRQVTETFYNLMTEFRFLPNSPTLMNAGRRLGQLAACFVLPVEDSMEGIFSALKNAAIIHKSGGGTGFSFSRLRPKNSMVGTTGGIASGPISFMKIFNTATEQVKQGGTRRGANMAILRVDHPDIMEFIHCKATNTELNNFNISVGITEAFMEAVQADAEYDLIDPRGRQSVARLNAREVYADLVKQAWKNGDPGIVFLDRINRDNPTPELGEIESTNPCGEQPLLPMEACNLGSINLAKFVTGSAEAARIDYESLKETVWTAVRFLDNTIDMSRYPLAEIDSVVKGNRKIGLGIMGFADLLFQLQVPYNSERALEVAEEVMGFIQAESHNASLELAQQRGVFPNWEKSCFGGDSQKVYRNATTTTIAPTGTLSIISNCSSGIEPLFALSFVRTVMDNDKLMEVNPYFEAVARQQGFYSEALMEAIAGAGTIAHMEEVPEDVKNVFVTAHDISPEWHLRMQAAFQKHTDNAVSKTVNLARDASVEDVRKIYDLAWQLGCKGVTIYRDGSKENQVLSFSSAKKEEDAFMTAVRKRPDTLDGFTTRVKTGLGQLYVTVTEYQGKPFEVFATIGKSGRSTTAKTEAIGRLVSLAFRSGVTVDKVVEQLKGIGGEHPVFQKGGLVLSIPDAIARVLEKRYLKDERAKRKGGCLIGEVCPECGQTVSFEEGCMTCHFCGFTKCG, from the coding sequence ATGACCCAGAAACCGAAAATTCTCGTCGTTGACGATGGAAACGTGGACCTGAGCACCCATGTCTGGGATGACCAGGTGTTCTGCAAGAGCCTCATCGGCGCCAATGCCGTCAATAAAAGCCAAGCCGAGGAGATCGCCCGGTTCATCCGGTCCACCATCGACCGCATGGACTTGAGGCACATCACGTCTCCCATGGTGGACGAGATGATCAAGGCCAAACTGGCCGAGTACGGGCTGAACGCCGGCGGTGCGATCCGGCTGACCCGGGACATGTTCGTGCGCAACGGAATCGATCTTTCTCCCAATGCCAAAACCGTCCTGGAACGGCGCTATCTGAAAAAAGATACCGACGGACGGATCCAGGAGACGCCGGCCCGGATGTTTCACCGGGTGGCCCGGCATATCGCCGAGGCGGAGAAGAATTACGATGAAAACGCCGACATCCGCCAGGTCACCGAAACCTTTTACAACCTGATGACGGAGTTCAGGTTCCTGCCCAACTCGCCGACCCTGATGAATGCCGGCCGGCGCCTGGGCCAGCTGGCTGCCTGTTTCGTGCTGCCGGTCGAAGACAGCATGGAGGGCATTTTCTCTGCGCTGAAAAATGCCGCCATCATCCATAAATCGGGCGGCGGCACCGGCTTCTCCTTTTCCCGTTTGCGGCCCAAGAATTCCATGGTGGGGACCACTGGCGGCATCGCCTCCGGCCCCATCTCGTTCATGAAGATTTTCAATACCGCCACGGAACAGGTCAAACAGGGCGGCACCCGGCGGGGGGCCAACATGGCCATCCTGCGGGTCGATCATCCGGACATCATGGAGTTCATCCACTGCAAAGCCACCAACACCGAGTTGAACAACTTCAACATCTCCGTGGGCATCACCGAGGCGTTCATGGAGGCGGTGCAGGCCGATGCCGAATACGATCTGATCGATCCCCGGGGCCGGCAGTCGGTCGCCAGGCTCAATGCCCGGGAGGTGTATGCGGACCTGGTCAAGCAGGCCTGGAAGAACGGTGACCCGGGCATCGTTTTTCTCGATCGCATCAACCGCGACAACCCCACCCCCGAGTTGGGAGAAATCGAAAGCACCAATCCGTGCGGCGAACAGCCGCTGTTGCCCATGGAGGCCTGCAATCTGGGATCCATCAACCTGGCCAAGTTCGTGACCGGCAGCGCAGAAGCGGCCCGCATCGATTACGAATCGTTGAAAGAGACCGTGTGGACGGCGGTGCGCTTTCTGGACAACACCATCGACATGTCCCGCTACCCACTGGCGGAAATCGACAGCGTGGTCAAGGGCAACCGCAAGATCGGTCTGGGGATCATGGGCTTTGCCGACCTGCTGTTTCAACTGCAGGTCCCTTACAACAGCGAAAGGGCCCTGGAGGTGGCCGAGGAGGTGATGGGGTTCATCCAGGCCGAATCCCATAATGCCTCCCTGGAATTGGCCCAACAGCGCGGAGTGTTTCCCAACTGGGAGAAGAGCTGTTTTGGCGGCGACAGCCAAAAGGTCTATCGCAATGCCACCACCACGACCATCGCCCCCACCGGGACCCTGAGCATTATCAGCAACTGCTCGTCGGGCATCGAACCGCTTTTTGCCCTGAGCTTCGTGCGGACCGTCATGGATAACGACAAGCTCATGGAGGTCAACCCGTATTTCGAAGCGGTGGCCCGGCAGCAGGGTTTTTACTCCGAAGCGCTGATGGAGGCTATCGCCGGTGCCGGGACCATCGCCCACATGGAAGAGGTTCCCGAGGACGTCAAAAATGTTTTCGTCACCGCCCACGATATCTCCCCGGAGTGGCATCTGCGCATGCAGGCGGCCTTCCAGAAGCACACCGACAATGCCGTATCCAAAACGGTCAACCTGGCCCGGGACGCATCGGTGGAAGACGTGCGCAAGATCTACGATTTAGCCTGGCAACTGGGCTGCAAGGGCGTTACCATTTACAGGGACGGCAGCAAGGAGAACCAGGTGCTCTCTTTTTCGTCGGCAAAGAAGGAAGAAGACGCCTTCATGACGGCCGTGCGCAAGCGACCCGATACCCTGGATGGTTTCACCACCCGGGTGAAGACCGGATTGGGGCAGTTGTACGTCACGGTGACCGAGTACCAGGGCAAGCCCTTCGAGGTCTTTGCCACTATCGGCAAGTCGGGCCGCTCCACCACTGCCAAGACCGAGGCCATCGGCCGGTTGGTTTCCCTGGCGTTTCGCTCCGGGGTGACGGTGGACAAGGTGGTCGAACAGCTCAAGGGCATCGGCGGCGAGCACCCCGTTTTCCAGAAGGGCGGTCTGGTCCTCTCCATCCCCGATGCCATTGCCCGGGTGCTGGAAAAACGCTATTTGAAGGACGAGCGGGCGAAAAGGAAGGGTGGCTGCCTGATTGGCGAGGTTTGCCCCGAATGCGGGCAGACGGTCAGCTTCGAGGAAGGGTGTATGACGTGTCACTTCTGTGGGTTTACCAAATGCGGATAG